The DNA window TGCGGCCTCATTATCTCCCTGCAGTTTTCAAATATTATTTCCCTGCTTTCGGCCGCCTATTCGCTCCAGAATGCAGGTTCCCTTGTCATGGTACTGGGCGCTCTGTACTGGAAGAAGGGGACAAAGGAGGGGGCGGTTGCAGGCGCGCTGGCCGGCGTTGCCGTGGTATTACTGTCCAAGTTCGGCGTGCCGATTCCCTACGTTTCCCTGACGCCGTTTATTCCGTCGCTGATTATCTATGTTGCTGTCAGTCTTTTTACTCAGAAAAAAGAGCCTGTAAATCGGTAAGGACGGCAGACTAAAAGAAGCCCTTCGAATTTTATGTTAAAAATCCGAAGGGCTTCTTTTTCTGTCTCGTGCAGATTTATGTTTTAATCCGATTTTTCTGCTTTTTGGCGCCACCAGACATAGGACATAATACAGGGAACCGCCATGCTGCCAAGCAGGAGAGCCATGATAATGTATTTGCCGCCGTGATCGGTCATGGACCAGCCGAAAATCAGAGACAGCGCCCCGGCCGCAAACATGGTTTTGCCTCCCAGCCGGTGGGTTTTTCTCCAGATTTCATCGTCGGATAAGGTCCAGGGCGTTTTGAGGCCCATGTAGAAATTACTCTTTGTCTTTGGCAGGACGTTGCCCAGGAACATGAAGAGGATTCCAACAACGATCGTAACAATTCTGCCTACCGAAATATGGCCGGGAAAGAATGATTCGCTCAGTGTGATTCCCAGCATCACAAGCAGAAAGAACTGCATAAAAATACAGAAGGAATCGTAATAAGGCGCAAATTTTATATAGTTCCTTTTGCGGGGATCAATTTTTGGCATATTGTCAAATAAAAAGGCCAGGAACGGGAGCAGGCCGCAGCATAGCCAGATTGTTGTTTTCGGACTGTAGGTTACGGTACCGTCAAATCCCCAGTTTGTGGGA is part of the [Clostridium] symbiosum genome and encodes:
- a CDS encoding SdpI family protein, producing the protein MKNKKLRILNYALAALGILITAALYPWLPDKIPTNWGFDGTVTYSPKTTIWLCCGLLPFLAFLFDNMPKIDPRKRNYIKFAPYYDSFCIFMQFFLLVMLGITLSESFFPGHISVGRIVTIVVGILFMFLGNVLPKTKSNFYMGLKTPWTLSDDEIWRKTHRLGGKTMFAAGALSLIFGWSMTDHGGKYIIMALLLGSMAVPCIMSYVWWRQKAEKSD